A stretch of Miscanthus floridulus cultivar M001 chromosome 13, ASM1932011v1, whole genome shotgun sequence DNA encodes these proteins:
- the LOC136499978 gene encoding uncharacterized protein, which translates to MADPMEDASEERVRLLTLDSWPSKIIDVDAFAALEPLCVLPPDSQPNMNENHNPNHVEQPTTPVSPAANPIAEPDEGAEHPSVTEIEPDREPDMFDNEEKYVGVNDESIKAIRHYAVKKSFMFADLQTDPTRFIAKCKAEGCPWRIHASRIFYDKTIEIKRLPFDHDCPSTKFQEGKTATQGWCADRLADWLKKNPTKCASDCRDKLETDFGIKLKYSKAWSGMKVAMDKIHGKYEERFQLLFNWAFQIKQVSPGSIVEIDLEKIEDKYRFRRMFVALRPCVDGFLAGCRPFIGVDASYLHGKYKGQLASATGVDGHNWLYHIAYAFFESETEHSWKWFLQQLRKAIGDVPNLVIYTDACKGLETTVGAIFPEAENRECMRHLYQNFLKKYSGDVITEHLYPAAKSYTFESFNAQIKKFKGLLLHGLVDRIRELIMEKRYRRKMVGMQWADGILPNVIKDLNLISNNVKVVKVAVCDVDVAEVTILDDWHNHRRETVDLQNHNCSCRQWQVTGKPKVVRQRGCLEKNANKKKVKCPRCGDFGHFQKTCKMPEVREDGERAPPRSKAAKRKRARTEEAGPPQAKKKKTQKKKKGTPKKKKTPIKKKLLKDAANPPATEPSSLRRLVFGE; encoded by the exons ATGGCTGACCCAATGGAGGATGCTAGTGAGGAGAG GGTTCGATTGTTGACCCTAGACAGTTGGCCATCCAAAATCATAGATGTTGATGCATTTGCTGCCCTAGAGCCTCTGTGTGTGTTGCCTCCTGATTCACAGCCAAATATGAATGAGAACCATAATCCAAATCATGTTGAGCAGCCTACTACTCCTGTTAGCCCTGCTGCCAATCCTATTGCTGAGCCAGATGAAGGAGCAGAGCATCCTTCTGTTACTGAAATAGAGCCTGACAGAGAGCCAGACATGTTTGATAATGAGGAGAAGTATGTGGGCGTCAATGATGAgtcaat AAAGGCAATCAGACATTACGCAGTGAAGAAAAGCTTTATGTTTGCTGATCTGCAAACTGATCCAACAAGGTTTATTGCCAAGTGTAAAGCAGAGGGGTGTCCTTGGCGCATCCATGCTTCTAGGATTTTTTACGACAAGACAATAGAG ATCAAAAGACTACCTTTCGATCATGATTGTCCTAGCACAAAATTCCAAGAAGGAAAGACAGCCACCCAAGGTTGGTGTGCAGATAGGTTGGCAGATTGGCTCAAGAAGAATCCAACCAAGTGTGCATCTGACTGCAGGGACAAGTTGGAGACTGACTTTGGCATCAAACTAAAGTACTCCAAAGCCTGGTCAGGTATGAAGGTAGCAATGGACAAGATACATGGGAAATATGAGGAGAGATTTCAATTGCTTTTTAATTGGGCTTTTCAAATTAAGCAAGTTTCTCCTGGTAGCATAGTGGAGATAGATTTGGAGAAGATTGAAGACAAATACAGGTTTAGGAGGATGTTTGTCGCTCTTAGACCATGTGTTGATGGATTTTTGGCCGGGTGCAGACCTTTCATTGGTGTAGATGCTTCATACTTGCATGGTAAATATAAAGGTCAATTAGCTTCAGCTACTGGTGTGGATGGACACAATTGGTTGTAccatatagcttatgctttttTTGAGTCAGAAACTGAACACAGCTGGAAATGGTTTCTGCAGCAGCTACGTAAGGCTATAGGAGATGTGCCAAATCTAGTTATATATACAGATGCATGCAAAGGATTGGAGACTACAGTGGGGGCTATTTTCCCAGAAGCTGAGAACAGGGAGTGCATGAGGCACttgtatcaaaactttttgaAGAAATATTCTGGTGATGTGATCACTGAACACTTGTACCCTGCAGCTAAAAGCTACACATTTG AGAGCTTCAATGCACAGATAAAGAAGTTTAAAGGATTGCTATTGCATGGATTGGTTGATAGAATCAGAGAACTCATAATGGAGAAAAGATACAGAAGGAAGATGGTTGGTATGCAGTGGGCTGATGGAATACTACCTAATGTGATTAAGGACCTAAACTTGATCAGCAATAATGTTAAAGTGGTGAAGGTAGCAGTTTGTGATGTTGATGTTGCTGAAGTAACCATCTTGGATGACTGGCATAATCATAGGAGGGAAACAGTTGACCTCCAGAACCACAATTGCTCCTGCAGACAATGGCAAGTGACAGGGAAGCCAAAGGTGGTCAGGCAAAGAGGATGTTTAGAGAAAAATGCAAACAAAAAGAAGGTCAAATGTCCGAGATGTGGAGATTTTGGCCACTTTCAAAAAACTTGCAAAATGCCAGAGGTCAGAGAAGATGGTGAGAGAGCTCCTCCAAGGAGCAAGGCGGCCAAAAG GAAAAGAGCTCGCACAGAAGAAGCTGGACCCCCacaagccaagaagaagaagactcagaagaagaagaagggcacccCCAAAAAGAAGAAGACACCCATCAAGAAAAAGCTCCTGAAGGATGCAGCCAACCCTCCTGCTACTGAACCTTCTAGCCTCAGGAGGCTGGTCTTTGGAGAATAG